Part of the Pirellulales bacterium genome, AACTTGCGAGCCATTCCTGACCACTCCCCCCACCCCAAATGAAAATGCAACGTGACAAACCGCCAAGCTAGCGCATCCGCACGTTATTTTCCAGGCCAATTGGAGGTAAGCGGACAGACTCCTAGCAGCATTCATCATCAGGCCATCATTTGCAGTACCGATAACGACGTGGGCCATCAGGCCAACATCGTATTGCAATTACTGGACAAGCAGGTCGGCGGCGTTGCAATCGTGCCAACAACCGAGCCGCTCACACCCGCCTTTCAGATTCGTCAGCTTCAGGACCAAGGGGTGCCCGTAGTGTTCTGTCACCGTTGTGTTGAAGGTGTCTCGGCCCCATTTCTGTCGCTAGGCTTCCGCGAGATCGGACGCTTGGCAGGTCAAGCACTGATAGAACGCGGGCACCGGCGAGTAGCGTTCTTTACTCAGCAACATTTACGATTGGTGCACGACTATGAGATGGGCCTGAAGGAGGGATTGCAGGTTGGCGACGGCGACAGTCTTGTCGAGTCGGTATGCGTTGGAGGCGGCATCGTTCTCAAAGAAGAAACAGTCTGGGAATGTCTTCAGAAAGTGTTCGGCGAGCCCGATCCTCCCACGGCCATCTTTGCGAGCTTTGATTCTCTGGCTGAGATGATTTACCTACTGTTGCCACGGCTGGGGTTGCGCGTACCGGATGATGTTTCCTTGGTAGGTGAGGGAGGCGCATGGCGAGAAGGGGCTATCTCGCGCCGGTTGACCTCAGTGGTGCTTGACGAGGTCGCGACAGGACGACGAGCGGTTTCGTTGCTGCACGAGATGCGCAGCGGCGATCGGCCAGTCGACAACGGCGAAGAATTTGCTCTTAATTTGAGCCTTTACGAAGGTGAGACGTTAGCAGTAGCAGCGACCAACAAACATCAGGGTTCGTAGTGTGATTACAGCTTGGATCTGGAACAGAGGAGAGGCAGACAATAGCGGGGCCTTGCAACCACCAGGAGACTCAGGAAAGGAGGAAACGCGATTGGCACTTGAGTGTATGAGTGTAAATGATCTCGGAACATTGCATCGCCAAGCTGCGCTGTGGCAGTAATTCTTGGCTAATGCGAAGGAGAGTAGGCGCGGGCAATTGGTGACAGCGGGGTCAACTGCGTTGGCACCCCCATAAATAGATCGTTCTTTTTCAAAGGATGCAAATTATGTACCGTTCTTTTACTCTGATGACTTATTTTCTTGTGACTGTTTTTACGACGGTCACGTGCTCGCCGGCCCACGCGGTCTTGGTTACGTCCGGATCCACGACGCTTTTCTATGATGGTTTCGAGAATAGTACCGTGGATAGTACCCCTGCGGCCACCGACCCGACCGTTGGTACTTGGGACTCAACTGCCACGGAACCGGAAGCGATCAACCTTACTCGCACAGGTGCAATCGATGGCGGTCCCACGGCGGCCTACTCCGGAAACAATTATCTCGAACTGTCTCGTGCCGGTGAGGCTGCTCCTCGGGATCGACCGTTTATGGGTGCTTTGTTTAGCAATCCCGTGGACCTCGCTACTGCTTCGTTGCATGCGGAGTTCCAAATGTACTTCAAAGCGACTCCCTACAACTTTGTGTACACCGTCCTTCAGAAGAGCTTAGTAGCGACCGGATCGGTTTCTCCTCAGACGAACCTATTGGTTCCCATTGGCTTTGGCGATAACACGGGCGCACCTGGCGACCACACCACCATGTGGTATTGGAATGGCAGTTCGGATTGGGTTGATACCGGACTTGATTTGACCAATGACGCCTGGAACGAGGTAACGCTCGACTGGAATCATGCGACCGGCAAATTCACGGTTGGTATTAACGGAATACCTTGGGAGGCACCAGTGGTGTGGGGGACTGCGGACTCGATTGGTGCGTTGGAAATCGCCACTGGTTGGGAGCTTGGCAAGCTATTTATCGACGCGACCGGTCCTCTTGCACCGCCTAATCACCCCGGCGATTTCGACGGCAACGGCACCGTGGATGGCGCGGATTTCGTCGCCTGGCAAACGAATTTTCCCAAAGAAAGCGACGCAACCTTGGCCCAAGGAGACGCCGACGGCAATGGCACCGTCGATGGGGCGGATTTTGTTGTCTGGCAAACCAATTTTCCGTTTGCCTCCAGTTCGTCGATCGTCCCCGTGCCGGAGCCGGCAGGCATTGCCCTAGCTGGCATCGCGGTTGTGGGTTCATTGGGTTTGGTTTTTAGGCGGAATCGAGGTCTTGCCTGAGGATGGGCGCAATACCGTGAAAGATTGGCCGCCAAAATGCATCGACCGGAAGACGAGATGCCGCGGTATCTGATCGGTAGTGGCGACAGGTGTTAGTTTCGTAAGCTCAGGGTCGGATAGAGAAAAAGGCTGCGCAGAGAAGAGACGGTGGAGACCATTAATAAACATGGACAATCATTGCTAGCTTGTTGCCAGCAGTCTGTGAATGGTCATTAGAGATCGAAGAGTACTGTCTTTTAGAAAGGGTGCAACCATGATTCGCTTTGTTAGTCTTCCGTCGTATTTATTTGTGCCGCTCGTTTGTCTGACAATGATCGCGCCGCAGGCCCGTGCAGTCTTAGTGACGTCTGGTGCCGCAACCTTGTTTCACGATGGATTCGAAAACAGCACCGTCGGCGTTACCCCCGGTGTCAACGATCCGCTGATTGGCACCTGGAATTCCAGTGGCACGGGGCCGCTGTCCTTAAATGACACGCGAACTGGGGCAACTGCGGGCGGTCCATCGGCCGCTTATTCTGGTAACAACTATCTCGAATTCGGTCGTGCAAACGGAGACCAACCGTGGTTGGGAGCGGTTTTTGCAAATTCAGCGACCCTTGCCACGGACTCTGTAAGTGTCGAGTTTCAGATGTTTTTCAAATCGCAGGCTCAGAATTTTGTTTATACTCTCCTCCAGAAAAGCTCGCTCAACGCCGCGATCTCGCCCCGGTCGAACCTCATGGTTCCCATCGGATTTGGCGACAACACAGGCAGTGGAGGTCTTCAACTCAACATGTGGTATTGGAATGGCGGTTCGGACTGGGTGGATACGGGACTCGACTTGATCGACGATGCCTGGAACAAAGTGAATCTTGATTGGAATCACACCACAGGCAAGTTTACGGTTAGTCTTAACGGCGGTACTCCTTGGGAGGCGCCATCTATTTGGGGGACCGCCGATTCGCTCGGTGCGCTTGAGTTCGGAACCGGCTGGAATACCGGGAAACTGTACTTGGATAGTACTGTCGTCCCAGAACCATCAATAAGTGCATTACTTTATACTGGACTGTTAGGTTTGCTGTTCAAAGTCCGTCCAAGGCGGAATTAATACAGATTGTGTCGTTGGCACGATTGCCTCTAAGACGACGATTGGTGGCATCACGTGGAGTCGAAACAAAAAAACAAGTGGTGTCGATACCCGCCCACCTGAAATGGTGAATGCGGGAGTGGCCTGATATCCGAAGCAAAGCGGAAAATTCCTGGTGAGGTCGGCAGATGTTCTGGGAATCGTAGTAGCCGCCTCACCAGGAACATCGGCTTGTCGTTGTAATAAGTCTAAATACCACATGCAAAGACAACGGAGAATATATGAATTCAATTGCGAGCTGCTGCATTCTGACGAGCGTTGCAATGATTGCTTGTTCGGGTGGCGTGATATCAAAGGGATCGGAAGGGTTTACCGAACATCTGCTTCAAGACGGATATGAATATGCTTGGGGCGTAGTTGCCGGAGACTTGAACGGCGACGGCAAACCAGAAATCACCTCCGCTGACGCCGTCAAGGGCAATCTGTCGTACTTCAGCCGCCAAGAAGATGGAACTTTCACTCGTGTGTTTATCAGACAACAAGAACTGGGTTGGCCTGAGAAGCACGACATCGGCGATGTGGATGGTGATGGTAAACCCGATGTCGTCGTTGTGATGAACCTCAGTAAAGAGTTGGTCTGGTACAAGAATCCGGGAACGCTTTCGCAGCCTCAGCCGTGGACGCGGAACGTCATCGCTGCGGACGAGCACCGCTACTACGACGTTATTTTCTCCGACTTCAACGCCGACGGTCGGCTTGACGCGGCGACTTCAACCTACAAAACCGACATCTCCGCCAAGACTCGTTTTGCGTGGTTTGAGAATCCCGGGAATAGTGGAGCTTCGTGGGATGTGCATGTGCTCGACGAAAATCTTGCCGGGACACGGACCATCCGCGCGGCTGATTTCAACGGCGACAGCCGGCCCGATCTATTGGGGACCGCGAATACGAGCAATTTGGTCGTCTGGTACGAGAATCCTGGTCAACCCGATAGCCAGCAATGGAAACGACATGTCATCGACGGTTCTTCCCTCGGTCCAGTCCACGGCGAACCCATCGATATGAATGCAGACGGTCGTCAGGATGTCGTGATGGCATTCGGGTTTCTTTCAGCGGGGCCAGGTCATGTAGCGTGGTTTGAGAACGTCGGCAAGCCGGGCGCCGAACCAACTTGGAAAAAACATTATGTCGGCCCTCTCGCAACAGCTTTCGATGTCGTGGCCGGTGATCTTACGGGCGATGGCAAGCCCGATATGGTGGCCACGGCCTTTGGACCCAACGGCCAAATTGTCTGGTTCGAAAACCCCGGCGATCCGACGGAGCAATGGACGAAACATGTTCTTAAAGAGAATTGGCCGATGGCAAACACGATGTCATTAGTCGATCTGGATGGCGATGGACGACTCGACATCGTTGCTGCCGCCGAACGTGGTTCGAACGAAGTGCGTTGGTGGCACAATGACATGCCTCCTGTCGCCGAACCAAAAACATCATGTTTACTTGGCATCGGTGGTTTAGTCTTGGGATTGCCATTCGTTCGCGCGTCGGCTCAGGCTAAGCTGAAACGAAGGCGGTAGGCGGGGCCACA contains:
- a CDS encoding LacI family DNA-binding transcriptional regulator, which gives rise to MGHQANIVLQLLDKQVGGVAIVPTTEPLTPAFQIRQLQDQGVPVVFCHRCVEGVSAPFLSLGFREIGRLAGQALIERGHRRVAFFTQQHLRLVHDYEMGLKEGLQVGDGDSLVESVCVGGGIVLKEETVWECLQKVFGEPDPPTAIFASFDSLAEMIYLLLPRLGLRVPDDVSLVGEGGAWREGAISRRLTSVVLDEVATGRRAVSLLHEMRSGDRPVDNGEEFALNLSLYEGETLAVAATNKHQGS
- a CDS encoding VCBS repeat-containing protein, which codes for MIACSGGVISKGSEGFTEHLLQDGYEYAWGVVAGDLNGDGKPEITSADAVKGNLSYFSRQEDGTFTRVFIRQQELGWPEKHDIGDVDGDGKPDVVVVMNLSKELVWYKNPGTLSQPQPWTRNVIAADEHRYYDVIFSDFNADGRLDAATSTYKTDISAKTRFAWFENPGNSGASWDVHVLDENLAGTRTIRAADFNGDSRPDLLGTANTSNLVVWYENPGQPDSQQWKRHVIDGSSLGPVHGEPIDMNADGRQDVVMAFGFLSAGPGHVAWFENVGKPGAEPTWKKHYVGPLATAFDVVAGDLTGDGKPDMVATAFGPNGQIVWFENPGDPTEQWTKHVLKENWPMANTMSLVDLDGDGRLDIVAAAERGSNEVRWWHNDMPPVAEPKTSCLLGIGGLVLGLPFVRASAQAKLKRRR